The Pyrus communis chromosome 12, drPyrComm1.1, whole genome shotgun sequence genomic sequence GATCCTTGTAAAGTAGTAGCAGTGGAAAACTGGAAGCAACGTCAGATTGTCACTGAAGTACAGAGTTTTCATGGTCTTGTAAGCTACTATCGATGCTTTTTGAAAGATTTCTCAACCATAGCCCTGCCTCTGACAAGGTTGACCAGGAAAAGAGTTAATTTTGAATAGAGTGATGATTGTGAACGAAGTTTCTAACAGTTGAAGTACTATCTTACTCATGCGCCTGTTTTGGCACTTCCCAATGAGAATGGGAATTTCAAGATCTGTAGTGACACATCTCTGAATGGTCTGGGCTGcatgttgatgcagcatggaaAGGTGATTGCGTATGCTTCACGATAATTAAAGCCCCATGAGATGAACTATCATACTTATGATCTCGAATTGACGACTattgttttcattttaaaaatttggcGGCACTATCTTGATGGGGAAACGTGTCAAGTCTTCACTAACCATAACCTTTAAGTATATCTTTACTCAGAAAGAACTTAATCTTCGGCAGCGTATATAAATGGAATTAATAAATGATTATGACTGCACTATAGAGTATCTCCCTGGCTGTGCGAATACTGTAGCAAATAAATCTCACAGCTGACTTAATGCTCTTTATGCATGTCGTGTTCCTCTTTTGACTGACATAAGATCTACTGGAGCAGCTTTAGAAGTGGATCACCAGGGAGCTCTACTTGCCAGCTTCCAAGTGATGCCAGTTTTGTTGGATTGTGTTCTCGAGACCTAGATGAACAACTCAGAATCCCAAGAGTTAAAACAGGCAGTGTTGAACGACAATAGGGGAGATCTCAGGATTCGAATGCCTGATAGTATGCTTATGCAAGGCGATCAGATGTATGTACCGAATGTGTAAGAACTGAAGAAAGAAATACTTAATGAAGTGTATATCTCCGATTATGCGATGTATCCCGGAAGTACTAAGATATATCATATTATCCGATGTTTCTACTACTGGCCaggaatgaaaagagaaattgcgGAGTACGTGAGTAGTTGTTCGGTCTGTTAACAGGTCAAGGCTGAAAGGAAGAAACCATTCGAGTTGCTACAGCCACTTCCTATACCCCAGTGGCAATGGGAAGATATCATAATGGATTTTGTGTTCAAACTGCCTCGTACACAAAATGGCTACGACAGTATTTGGGTGATTGTAGATCGGCTTAACAAGTCAGCGCACTTCCTGCCTGTTCGTGAGAATTACTCGCTAAGTCAGTTGGTCGAACTTTTTGTCTCCGAAATCGTTAAGTATCAGGGTGTTCCAGTTAGTATCATATCCGATTAGGACCCCAAATTTACTTCAAAATTTTAGGTAGCTTTTCAAGAAGCTCTTGGTTCGAAATTGCTCTACAGTACCgcctatcatcctcaaaccaatggaCAATTAGAGAGACCTATTTAAACGTTGGAagatatgttgagatcttccGTCTTACAGTTCGAAGACTCATGGCACAAGCACTTCCTTCGATAGAATTCACCTGCAACAACAGTTTTCACTCCAACATTGGTATGACACTGAGGTGTtgtatgggaaaccatgtcataCCCTGCTGTGTTGGTCCGAAGTCGATGAAAGAGTTTTGGTTGGTCCTGAAATTGTGAATGAGATAACACAAAACATTCAGGTGATAAAGGCTAATTTGAAACTAGCCCAGGATCGACAAAAAAGTGTAGCAGACAGACATTCAACCGACAGAGTATATAAGGTTAGATATTGGGTATTCTTAAAGTTGTCACCATGGAAAGAGGTTGTACGTTTTGGGAAGAAAGAAAAGCTAAACCCTTGTTACGTTGGACCATACCAGATCATtgagcgagttggtgaagttgTTTACCGACTTGATCTACCTCCAAAGTTGTCAAGGGTGCATAATGTGTTTCACGTGTCCATACTACAAAAATACATCTCTGATCATCACATGTGATTCCTCCTCAGCCATTAGAGATTAATCCATATTGGACTTATGATAAGGTTCCAGTGACGATTTTGGACTCGAAAGACAAAGTTCTCAAGAACAAGACAATTCGTATGGTGAAAGTTTTATGGACAAACCACTATGTTAAGGAAGCTACCGAGGAAACAGAGCAGCATAACGAAGCATAACAGTTGTACACGTGCGTGGTAATTTTTCAATACTGAAAAACAACTGTTTTCGATAGGGTTCATTAGATTTCGTTGGATTTCAAAATGT encodes the following:
- the LOC137710041 gene encoding uncharacterized protein — protein: MPVNLVPLDNVDFNVILGMDWLDYNHTMLNCHQKIVTFHRPGMPMVTFIGELNGLKLGLISAIRVKQMLRKGCQGYLAHVVVIEDTFARVEDVLVVIYFPDVFPNDLPGLPPDHEVEFTIDLIPSIDPISLTPFVIVFINNNLAYSKSEADHAKHLRLVLKKLRENQVYAKFSKCQFWLDQVSFLGHMISTQGVLVDPCKVVAVENWKQRQIVTEVQSFHGLLKYYLTHAPVLALPNENGNFKICSDTSLNGLGCMLMQHGKVKAERKKPFELLQPLPIPQWQWEDIIMDFVFKLPRTQNGYDSIWVIVDRLNKSAHFLPVRENYSLSQLVELFVSEIVKYQGVPPLEINPYWTYDKVPVTILDSKDKVLKNKTIRMVKVLWTNHYVKEATEETEQHNEA